One window of Sphingobacteriales bacterium genomic DNA carries:
- the lipB gene encoding lipoyl(octanoyl) transferase LipB — protein MKNREILFADWGEIGYKAAWDKQDALLQNIIAKKIKNRNIPQEEQEITDNYLIFCSHPHVYTLGKTGSIANLLLSEDLLKELGIEFFHTNRGGDITYHGPGQVVGYPILDLENFFTDIHRYMRNLEEVIIATLAEYGLKGERLSGSTGVWLDIQKPHRVRKICAMGVRTSRWVTMHGWALNVNSDLSYFNNIIPCGITDKAVTSLNKELELDWVDEEEVKTHLKRHFYRIFEGR, from the coding sequence GTGAAGAATCGTGAAATATTGTTTGCAGATTGGGGCGAAATAGGCTATAAAGCAGCCTGGGATAAGCAGGATGCATTGTTGCAAAACATCATAGCCAAAAAAATAAAAAACAGAAACATACCGCAGGAAGAACAGGAAATAACTGACAATTATTTGATTTTTTGTTCTCACCCGCATGTTTATACGTTAGGCAAAACCGGTTCAATTGCCAATTTGCTGTTATCCGAAGACCTGTTAAAAGAATTGGGTATTGAATTTTTCCATACAAACCGAGGGGGAGATATAACCTATCATGGTCCGGGTCAGGTTGTCGGTTATCCAATCTTAGACCTTGAAAACTTTTTTACAGACATCCATCGTTATATGCGAAACCTCGAAGAAGTCATTATTGCCACGTTAGCCGAATATGGATTAAAAGGTGAACGACTTTCAGGAAGCACAGGTGTTTGGTTAGATATTCAAAAACCACACCGTGTCAGAAAAATTTGTGCCATGGGAGTCAGAACAAGCCGTTGGGTAACCATGCATGGATGGGCTTTAAATGTCAATTCGGATTTGAGTTATTTTAACAATATTATTCCATGTGGAATCACAGATAAAGCGGTAACCTCTTTAAACAAAGAACTGGAATTGGATTGGGTAGATGAAGAGGAGGTAAAAACACATTTAAAAAGGCATTTCTATCGTATCTTTGAAGGGAGGTAA
- the fdhF gene encoding formate dehydrogenase subunit alpha — MQPIAYIDNQPYNIRQGETILSFIKRHLGNKLVPTLCDAPNLEPFGSCRVCSVDVALKEGGAVKTQASCHTPVMAGTYIYPNSERIQKLRKNIIELVLTDHPLDCLTCEVNNNCELQDVAARVGIRKVRYPEGKTHLNTEKDLSHPYMTSDFSKCINCYRCVRACDEVQGEFVLSMAGRGFDSHIIKSFGDNFLNSDCVSCGACAQACPTSAISDVFESKSIVGTEKTRTVCTYCGVGCNLEVATVNGSIKSIQAPYDAEVNQGHTCLKGRFAFSFYKHPDRLRTPLIKIDGRFVPATWDEAYDFIAQKLIEIKAKYGPDSIGGISSARCTNEENYLMQKFIRAVIGTNNIDSCARVCHSPTALGLQRTFGTGAATNSIIDLKHTDCMLVIGANPTDAHPVTGAKLKQAAMQGKTLIIIDPRKTKLARYADYHLQLRPGTNVAVLNMMLHYIIKEGLEDKNFIELRTEGYDDFKAQILSLNIEELEQVSGVNRELVRKAAIAYASSNSAMSFHGLGVTEHTQGTYAVMLIADLAMITGNIGRAGVGVNPLRGQNNVQGAADMGCQPHQGAGYLDVTNPEIHQMYENFYHAKLPLHVGYKIPQMYDAALAGKFKALWIMGEDIVQTDPNTQKVLAAIDELELFVVQEIFMTETSKRATVVLPAASFLEKSGTFTNGERRIQRVNQIVPPIEGTKSDGQIMVDIMNRMGYEQPDYNPDTVLKEIAQIVPFFKGVKWAELGENGKQWPVNANGTDTPILHIETFKRGKGKFQFADFKETQELVANGKTYPYIITTNRELEHYNSGTMTRRTANVELLTEDVLLIHPEDAKKHLINEGDLVCVESARGKVDIKAKITEEVKPGILSTTFHFPELMINNITSDIHDTEALCPEYKVVAVNIRKSRGKRLMPEQV; from the coding sequence ATGCAACCAATAGCTTATATAGATAACCAACCTTACAATATCCGTCAGGGTGAAACCATCCTGTCTTTCATCAAAAGACATCTCGGCAATAAATTAGTCCCTACACTTTGTGATGCACCAAACCTCGAACCCTTTGGTTCCTGTAGAGTTTGCAGCGTTGATGTTGCTTTGAAAGAAGGAGGAGCAGTTAAAACACAAGCTTCCTGTCATACTCCGGTGATGGCAGGCACTTATATTTATCCCAATTCTGAACGCATACAAAAACTTAGAAAAAACATCATTGAGCTTGTTTTAACCGACCACCCTTTAGATTGCCTTACCTGTGAGGTCAACAACAACTGCGAACTGCAGGATGTTGCTGCAAGAGTAGGCATCCGCAAAGTGCGATATCCCGAAGGCAAAACTCATTTGAATACTGAAAAAGACCTAAGTCATCCCTATATGACTTCAGACTTCAGTAAGTGTATCAATTGTTACCGATGTGTGAGAGCTTGTGATGAGGTGCAAGGTGAATTTGTCCTGAGTATGGCAGGAAGAGGGTTCGACAGTCATATCATCAAAAGTTTTGGCGACAATTTCCTCAATTCAGATTGTGTCAGTTGTGGTGCTTGTGCTCAGGCATGCCCTACCTCTGCCATCAGCGATGTGTTTGAATCTAAATCCATAGTCGGAACTGAAAAAACAAGAACTGTTTGCACCTATTGCGGTGTGGGTTGCAACCTGGAAGTCGCAACTGTAAACGGGAGCATTAAAAGCATTCAAGCACCTTATGATGCAGAAGTCAATCAAGGACATACTTGCCTGAAAGGGCGTTTCGCCTTTTCGTTTTACAAGCATCCTGACCGTTTGCGCACACCACTTATTAAAATTGATGGCAGGTTTGTGCCTGCAACCTGGGATGAAGCTTATGATTTTATTGCCCAAAAACTCATAGAAATTAAAGCCAAATACGGACCGGATTCTATCGGAGGAATTTCTTCTGCAAGATGTACGAATGAAGAAAACTATTTGATGCAGAAATTTATTCGGGCAGTCATAGGAACAAATAATATTGACAGTTGTGCCCGGGTATGTCATTCACCGACTGCTTTAGGACTTCAGCGCACCTTTGGCACCGGGGCTGCTACCAATTCGATCATAGATCTCAAACATACTGACTGTATGTTGGTCATCGGTGCAAATCCAACGGATGCCCATCCGGTAACCGGCGCTAAATTGAAACAAGCAGCCATGCAGGGGAAAACCCTTATCATTATAGATCCCCGAAAAACCAAACTTGCACGATATGCTGATTATCATCTACAGCTTCGTCCCGGTACTAATGTGGCAGTTCTGAATATGATGCTTCATTACATCATTAAAGAAGGGTTGGAAGATAAAAACTTTATAGAACTTCGAACCGAAGGTTATGACGACTTTAAAGCTCAAATTCTCAGCCTCAACATTGAAGAATTGGAGCAGGTGAGCGGGGTAAACCGTGAATTGGTGAGAAAGGCAGCAATTGCTTACGCCTCTTCCAACTCTGCTATGTCTTTTCATGGATTAGGTGTTACAGAACATACACAAGGCACTTATGCGGTGATGTTGATTGCAGATCTGGCAATGATAACGGGAAATATCGGACGTGCAGGTGTAGGTGTTAATCCACTCAGAGGGCAGAATAATGTACAAGGTGCCGCAGATATGGGCTGTCAACCTCATCAGGGAGCCGGTTATTTAGACGTTACTAACCCTGAAATTCACCAAATGTATGAAAACTTCTACCATGCCAAACTGCCTTTGCATGTCGGGTATAAAATACCTCAGATGTATGATGCTGCTTTGGCAGGGAAATTTAAAGCCTTATGGATAATGGGCGAAGACATCGTTCAAACAGACCCCAATACTCAAAAAGTACTTGCAGCCATTGATGAACTCGAACTTTTTGTCGTTCAGGAAATTTTCATGACCGAAACTTCCAAACGCGCAACGGTTGTTTTACCGGCAGCCTCATTTTTAGAAAAAAGTGGAACTTTTACCAACGGCGAAAGACGCATCCAAAGAGTCAATCAAATTGTTCCCCCAATTGAAGGCACAAAATCAGACGGTCAAATCATGGTGGACATTATGAACCGGATGGGATATGAACAACCCGACTACAACCCAGATACTGTATTGAAAGAAATTGCCCAAATTGTTCCTTTCTTTAAAGGGGTAAAATGGGCGGAATTAGGCGAGAACGGTAAACAATGGCCGGTAAATGCCAACGGAACCGATACGCCTATATTGCATATAGAAACATTTAAAAGGGGAAAAGGCAAGTTTCAATTTGCCGACTTTAAAGAAACTCAGGAATTGGTTGCCAACGGTAAAACCTATCCGTATATCATTACCACCAACCGTGAATTGGAACATTACAATTCCGGCACCATGACCCGTAGAACAGCCAACGTTGAACTACTCACTGAAGATGTGTTACTAATACATCCGGAAGATGCTAAAAAACACCTGATAAATGAAGGTGATTTGGTCTGTGTTGAGTCAGCGCGAGGGAAGGTGGATATAAAAGCAAAAATAACCGAAGAAGTCAAACCGGGTATTCTGAGCACTACTTTCCATTTTCCGGAATTGATGATCAATAATATAACTTCAGATATTCATGATACCGAAGCACTCTGTCCCGAATACAAAGTAGTGGCAGTGAATATCAGAAAAAGCAGAGGGAAAAGATTGATGCCTGAGCAAGTTTAA
- a CDS encoding GlsB/YeaQ/YmgE family stress response membrane protein: MSGGIIYTLIVGAIIGWLVGFLKKGYGFGIIGNIIVGVLGAFFGYWLFGLIGISLGTGLFSDLITGVIGAFVLLFLIGLIRR, encoded by the coding sequence ATGAGCGGAGGTATTATTTACACACTAATTGTTGGAGCGATAATCGGCTGGTTAGTCGGCTTTCTGAAAAAAGGCTATGGTTTTGGAATTATCGGCAATATCATTGTTGGAGTGCTGGGAGCATTTTTTGGCTACTGGTTATTCGGGTTAATCGGTATTTCGTTAGGAACTGGACTCTTTAGCGATTTGATAACCGGTGTTATTGGAGCTTTTGTCCTCCTATTTTTAATAGGATTAATCCGCAGGTAG
- the rpsP gene encoding 30S ribosomal protein S16: MAVKLRLQRHGRKKRPFYHIVATDSRNRRDGRFIERIGMYNPITNPATVDIDREKALQWLANGAQPTDTVRNILSETGVMYKKHLQRGVSKGAFSQEEADRLFSKWIDAKSKAVSTRFKMTDWSGISHQKQSAIIQTSVAVTEVVEEVTEKPVVIEEPVEDTLPVTEETVVESEETSMEEDDSSEENAYDPNDEI; the protein is encoded by the coding sequence ATGGCAGTTAAGTTGAGATTACAAAGACACGGTCGTAAGAAAAGGCCGTTTTACCACATTGTGGCAACCGATTCGCGCAACAGACGCGATGGTAGATTTATCGAAAGAATTGGTATGTATAATCCTATTACCAATCCTGCAACAGTTGACATTGACCGCGAAAAAGCATTACAATGGCTTGCCAACGGAGCACAACCTACCGATACTGTACGCAATATTCTATCAGAAACAGGGGTAATGTACAAAAAACACTTGCAAAGAGGTGTTTCTAAAGGTGCATTTTCTCAAGAAGAAGCGGATCGCCTTTTTAGCAAATGGATAGATGCAAAATCAAAAGCAGTTTCTACCCGATTTAAAATGACGGACTGGTCAGGCATTTCTCATCAAAAACAATCTGCAATTATTCAAACATCTGTTGCAGTAACTGAAGTAGTTGAAGAAGTTACAGAAAAACCTGTAGTTATTGAGGAACCGGTCGAGGATACTCTACCCGTAACAGAAGAAACTGTAGTGGAATCTGAAGAAACTTCAATGGAAGAAGATGACTCATCAGAAGAAAATGCTTACGACCCCAACGATGAAATTTAA